From the Anabas testudineus chromosome 23, fAnaTes1.2, whole genome shotgun sequence genome, one window contains:
- the pfkfb3 gene encoding 6-phosphofructo-2-kinase/fructose-2,6-bisphosphatase 3 isoform X2 — protein sequence MPRELTQNRIQKIWVPTKDGKPAPRRAAGAPHFANPPTVIVMVGLPARGKTYMSRKLTRYLNWIGMPTKVFNVGEYRREAVKNYSSYDFFKPDNECAVKIRQQCALAALRDVKSYLKDEGGQVAVFDATNTTRERREMILKFGKENDFKIFFIESVCDDPSVIASNIMEVKVSCPDYRDCNKTEAMLDFQRRIECYKASYQPLDADQHDKHLSFIKVIDVGRRFLVNRIQDHIQSKIVYYLMNIHVQPRTIYLCRHGESTDNMEGRLGGDSGLSARGREFSAALARFVEEQQLKDLKVWTSQLCRSIQTAEHLGVPYEQWKALNEIDAGVCEDMTYDEVKEKFPEEFALRDEDKYYYRYPAGESYQDLVQRVEPVIMELERQENVLVICHQAVMRCLLAYFLDKSADEMPYLKCPLHTVLKLTPVAYGCKVESISLNVEAVNTHRDRPEEVKRGPGSLIRRNSVTPLTSPESNIKKPRIDDLDEAPIQELPSSVSSLALCSPSHLPLALAGQHWLGKVCLRTVIHYLKVVSLLFSQR from the exons ATGCCCAGAGAGTTGACCCAGAACAGGATCCAAAAGATCTGGGTTCCCACCAAAGATGGCAAGCCGGCACCTCGGAGAG CGGCTGGCGCCCCCCACTTCGCCAACCCCCCTACCGTCATCGTAATGGTGGGTCTGCCGGCTCGAGGCAAGACGTACATGTCCAGGAAACTCACCCGCTACCTCAACTGGATCGGCATGCCCACCAAAG TCTTCAATGTGGGAGAGTACCGCAGGGAGGCAGTGAAGAACTACAGCTCTTATGACTTCTTTAAGCCTGATAATGAATGTGCAGTGAAAATCAGACA GCAATGTGCCTTAGCAGCCTTGAGGGATGTCAAGTCCTATTTGAAGGACGAAGGAGGCCAAGTAGCG GTCTTCGATgctacaaacacaacaagggAAAGGCGGGAGATGATCCTGAAGTTTGGCAAAGAGAATGACTTTAAG ATCTTTTTCATCGAATCTGTGTGTGATGATCCAAGCGTCATCGCATCGAACATCATG GAAGTGAAGGTGTCATGTCCTGACTACCGTGACTGCAACAAGACAGAAGCAATGCTGGATTTCCAGAGGAGAATTGAATGCTACAAAGCCAGCTACCAACCTCTGGATGCTGATCAGCACGACAA GCATCTGTCCTTCATCAAGGTGATCGACGTGGGTCGGCGGTTCCTCGTCAACCGCATCCAGGATCACATCCAGAGTAAGATCGTCTACTACCTGATGAACATCCACGTCCAGCCCCGAACGATCTACCTGTGTCGGCATGGGGAAAGCACTGACAATATGGAGGGGAGGCTGGGTGGCGACTCCGGCCTCTCGGCACGGGGCAGAGAG TTCTCAGCTGCCCTGGCACGGTttgtggaggagcagcagctgaaggacCTGAAGGTTTGGACCAGCCAGCTGTGTCGCAGCATCCAAACCGCTGAACACCTGGGAGTCCCATATGAACAGTGGAAGGCGCTGAATGAGATTGACGCT GGAGTGTGTGAGGATATGACATATgatgaagtgaaggagaaatTCCCGGAGGAGTTTGCTTTGAGAGATGAAGATAAATACTACTACCGCTACCCTGCTGGAGAG TCTTATCAGGATCTGGTCCAGCGGGTGGAGCCGGTCATCATGGAGCTGGAGAGACAGGAGAATGTTCTGGTCATCTGCCACCAGGCCGTCATGCGCTGCCTGCTGGCCTACTTCTTAGATAAGAGTGCAG ATGAGATGCCCTACCTGAAGTGTCCTCTCCACACGGTGCTGAAGCTCACTCCAGTCGCCTATGGGTGCAAAGTGGAGTCCATCTCTCTGAATGTGGAGGCAGTGAATACTCACAGAGACAGACCAGAG GAGGTTAAGAGGGGCCCTGGCAGTTTGATTAGAAGGAACAGTGTGACTCCTTTGACCAGTCCTGAGTCAAACATCAAGAAACCACGCATCGACGACCTGGACGAGGCCCCCATCCAGGAGCTGCCATCCTCTGTGTCCTCACTGGCCCTCTGCAGCCCTTCACACCTTCCTCTCGCCCTGGCCGGACAG CACTGGCTGGGCAAAGTTTGCCT ACGCACCGTCATCCACTATCTGAAAGTGGTTTCTCTCTTATTCTCTCAAAGGTAA
- the pfkfb3 gene encoding 6-phosphofructo-2-kinase/fructose-2,6-bisphosphatase 3 isoform X1 — MPRELTQNRIQKIWVPTKDGKPAPRRAAGAPHFANPPTVIVMVGLPARGKTYMSRKLTRYLNWIGMPTKVFNVGEYRREAVKNYSSYDFFKPDNECAVKIRQQCALAALRDVKSYLKDEGGQVAVFDATNTTRERREMILKFGKENDFKIFFIESVCDDPSVIASNIMEVKVSCPDYRDCNKTEAMLDFQRRIECYKASYQPLDADQHDKHLSFIKVIDVGRRFLVNRIQDHIQSKIVYYLMNIHVQPRTIYLCRHGESTDNMEGRLGGDSGLSARGREFSAALARFVEEQQLKDLKVWTSQLCRSIQTAEHLGVPYEQWKALNEIDAGVCEDMTYDEVKEKFPEEFALRDEDKYYYRYPAGESYQDLVQRVEPVIMELERQENVLVICHQAVMRCLLAYFLDKSADEMPYLKCPLHTVLKLTPVAYGCKVESISLNVEAVNTHRDRPEEVKRGPGSLIRRNSVTPLTSPESNIKKPRIDDLDEAPIQELPSSVSSLALCSPSHLPLALAGQNLKRKSSDRHDILQPCQ; from the exons ATGCCCAGAGAGTTGACCCAGAACAGGATCCAAAAGATCTGGGTTCCCACCAAAGATGGCAAGCCGGCACCTCGGAGAG CGGCTGGCGCCCCCCACTTCGCCAACCCCCCTACCGTCATCGTAATGGTGGGTCTGCCGGCTCGAGGCAAGACGTACATGTCCAGGAAACTCACCCGCTACCTCAACTGGATCGGCATGCCCACCAAAG TCTTCAATGTGGGAGAGTACCGCAGGGAGGCAGTGAAGAACTACAGCTCTTATGACTTCTTTAAGCCTGATAATGAATGTGCAGTGAAAATCAGACA GCAATGTGCCTTAGCAGCCTTGAGGGATGTCAAGTCCTATTTGAAGGACGAAGGAGGCCAAGTAGCG GTCTTCGATgctacaaacacaacaagggAAAGGCGGGAGATGATCCTGAAGTTTGGCAAAGAGAATGACTTTAAG ATCTTTTTCATCGAATCTGTGTGTGATGATCCAAGCGTCATCGCATCGAACATCATG GAAGTGAAGGTGTCATGTCCTGACTACCGTGACTGCAACAAGACAGAAGCAATGCTGGATTTCCAGAGGAGAATTGAATGCTACAAAGCCAGCTACCAACCTCTGGATGCTGATCAGCACGACAA GCATCTGTCCTTCATCAAGGTGATCGACGTGGGTCGGCGGTTCCTCGTCAACCGCATCCAGGATCACATCCAGAGTAAGATCGTCTACTACCTGATGAACATCCACGTCCAGCCCCGAACGATCTACCTGTGTCGGCATGGGGAAAGCACTGACAATATGGAGGGGAGGCTGGGTGGCGACTCCGGCCTCTCGGCACGGGGCAGAGAG TTCTCAGCTGCCCTGGCACGGTttgtggaggagcagcagctgaaggacCTGAAGGTTTGGACCAGCCAGCTGTGTCGCAGCATCCAAACCGCTGAACACCTGGGAGTCCCATATGAACAGTGGAAGGCGCTGAATGAGATTGACGCT GGAGTGTGTGAGGATATGACATATgatgaagtgaaggagaaatTCCCGGAGGAGTTTGCTTTGAGAGATGAAGATAAATACTACTACCGCTACCCTGCTGGAGAG TCTTATCAGGATCTGGTCCAGCGGGTGGAGCCGGTCATCATGGAGCTGGAGAGACAGGAGAATGTTCTGGTCATCTGCCACCAGGCCGTCATGCGCTGCCTGCTGGCCTACTTCTTAGATAAGAGTGCAG ATGAGATGCCCTACCTGAAGTGTCCTCTCCACACGGTGCTGAAGCTCACTCCAGTCGCCTATGGGTGCAAAGTGGAGTCCATCTCTCTGAATGTGGAGGCAGTGAATACTCACAGAGACAGACCAGAG GAGGTTAAGAGGGGCCCTGGCAGTTTGATTAGAAGGAACAGTGTGACTCCTTTGACCAGTCCTGAGTCAAACATCAAGAAACCACGCATCGACGACCTGGACGAGGCCCCCATCCAGGAGCTGCCATCCTCTGTGTCCTCACTGGCCCTCTGCAGCCCTTCACACCTTCCTCTCGCCCTGGCCGGACAG aaccTGAAGAGGAAGTCATCTGACCGCCATGACATCCTGCAGCCCTGCCAATAA